The following are from one region of the Dermacentor albipictus isolate Rhodes 1998 colony chromosome 5, USDA_Dalb.pri_finalv2, whole genome shotgun sequence genome:
- the LOC135909314 gene encoding uncharacterized protein isoform X1 translates to MERQKSVAHLEARWTLLSCLVLCVITSATSCKQISILSGKRVLEARANFGKVMKDCSKELAKMASLTPKKDFGKRVSLVCAAYNSCIGEANEKIKEGFHQKPHQMVLECGMKTTQNKVCFNRTGALDLPLETLDDMVAFARRFSMSVG, encoded by the exons ATGGAGCGCCAAAAGTCAGTCGCACATCTGGAGGCGCGCTGGACCCTACTGTCCTGCCTCGTCCTGTGCGTGATCACGAGCGCCACAAGCTGCAAGCAGATCAGTATCT TATCAGGAAAGCGTGTGCTAGAAGCGAGGGCCAACTTCGGGAAAGTGATGAAAGACTGCAGTAAAGAACTTGCAAAAATGGCCTCGCTCACGCCCAAAAAGGACTTTGGCAAG AGGGTGTCGCTTGTCTGCGCCGCATACAACAGCTGCATTGGTGAAGCAAATGAGAAGATAAAGGAAGGTTTCCATCAGAAGCCTCACCAAATG GTTCTCGAGTGCGGAATGAAGACCACCCAAAACAAG GTGTGCTTTAATCGGACAGGAGCATTGGACTTGCCATTGGAGACACTCGACGACATGGTTGCTTTCGCAAGGCGATTCTCGATGAGCGTTGGATGA
- the LOC135909314 gene encoding uncharacterized protein isoform X2, with protein MERQKSVAHLEARWTLLSCLVLCVITSATSCKQISILSGKRVLEARANFGKVMKDCSKELAKMASLTPKKDFGKRVSLVCAAYNSCIGEANEKIKEGFHQKPHQMVLECGMKTTQNKSSQFYTVLGDTDRLLDAVH; from the exons ATGGAGCGCCAAAAGTCAGTCGCACATCTGGAGGCGCGCTGGACCCTACTGTCCTGCCTCGTCCTGTGCGTGATCACGAGCGCCACAAGCTGCAAGCAGATCAGTATCT TATCAGGAAAGCGTGTGCTAGAAGCGAGGGCCAACTTCGGGAAAGTGATGAAAGACTGCAGTAAAGAACTTGCAAAAATGGCCTCGCTCACGCCCAAAAAGGACTTTGGCAAG AGGGTGTCGCTTGTCTGCGCCGCATACAACAGCTGCATTGGTGAAGCAAATGAGAAGATAAAGGAAGGTTTCCATCAGAAGCCTCACCAAATG GTTCTCGAGTGCGGAATGAAGACCACCCAAAACAAG AGCTCGCAGTTCTACACAGTGCTCGGAGACACCGACAGACTCTTGGACGCCGTGCACTAG